A genomic window from Candidatus Kouleothrix ribensis includes:
- a CDS encoding NAD-dependent epimerase/dehydratase family protein produces MKLLILGGTVFLGRHLAEVALARGHAITLFNRGQHNADLFPTAEKLHGNRDPAEDGGRGLELLRGRRWDAVIDTCGYLPRVVRASAEALAGTAGHYTFISTISVYPHYRQPGLDEHAPPGTLDDPTIEQVTGATYGPLKALCEAAVQGVFGARTLLIRPGLIVGPHDPTDRFTYWVDRVARGGEVLAPNPPQRHVQFIDVRDLAEWTVKMVERRAAGCYNATGPAEALTLAQLLGTCCSVSASDARISWVDEQFLAEQQVEPWMGLPLWIPSSDPDMLGFADVDCRKAIADGLAFRALAATVADTLAWCRSRAADHGWRAGPTPERERALLAAWHSQGGPR; encoded by the coding sequence ATGAAGCTACTCATCCTGGGCGGGACGGTGTTTCTCGGGCGGCACCTGGCCGAGGTAGCGCTGGCGCGTGGGCACGCGATCACGCTGTTCAATCGTGGCCAGCACAACGCCGATCTATTCCCCACAGCCGAGAAGCTGCACGGCAATCGCGACCCGGCCGAGGACGGCGGGCGCGGGCTGGAATTGTTGCGCGGCCGGCGCTGGGACGCGGTGATCGACACCTGCGGCTACCTGCCGCGGGTCGTGCGCGCCTCGGCCGAGGCGCTCGCCGGCACAGCCGGCCACTACACCTTCATCTCGACGATCTCGGTCTACCCACACTACCGGCAACCGGGGCTGGATGAGCATGCGCCGCCCGGCACGCTGGACGATCCAACGATTGAGCAGGTGACCGGCGCGACGTACGGGCCGCTCAAGGCGCTGTGCGAGGCGGCCGTGCAGGGCGTGTTCGGCGCGCGCACACTGCTGATCCGCCCTGGCCTGATCGTTGGCCCGCATGATCCCACCGACCGGTTCACGTACTGGGTCGATCGGGTTGCGCGCGGCGGCGAGGTGCTGGCGCCAAACCCACCCCAGCGGCACGTGCAGTTCATCGACGTGCGCGACCTGGCCGAGTGGACGGTGAAGATGGTCGAGCGGCGTGCGGCCGGTTGCTACAATGCCACCGGCCCGGCCGAGGCGCTGACGCTGGCCCAGCTGCTTGGCACCTGCTGCAGCGTGAGCGCCAGCGACGCACGGATCAGCTGGGTCGACGAGCAATTCCTGGCTGAGCAGCAGGTCGAGCCGTGGATGGGCCTGCCGCTATGGATTCCCAGCAGCGACCCCGACATGCTCGGTTTTGCCGATGTCGATTGCCGTAAGGCGATTGCAGACGGGCTAGCCTTTCGCGCGCTGGCGGCGACCGTGGCCGATACGCTGGCGTGGTGCCGCAGCCGCGCGGCCGATCATGGGTGGCGGGCCGGGCCAACCCCCGAGCGCGAGCGTGCGCTGCTGGCGGCCTGGCATAGCCAGGGTGGGCCGCGCTGA
- a CDS encoding MerR family transcriptional regulator, translating into MIDEPQYTIGELAELAGVTPRTIRYYTTERLLPRPDMRGQYALYGAEHLARLQLIARLKASFLPLNEIRTQIEHLSLAQIHALLGQSDQPSAPLNSAAEYIAQLLDRRPGQVSRLAEAPAPYQLSPGGLLPGAPAPAAQMLASSLAEPAAPPGPAHMRGRSLAPAPSLPPTASDAHAAGEQWRRVVLAPGVELHLREPLSNARRAQVGQLLMHARELFDHEQQ; encoded by the coding sequence ATGATCGACGAGCCGCAATACACGATCGGCGAGCTGGCCGAGCTGGCCGGCGTAACGCCGCGCACCATCCGCTATTACACCACCGAGCGCCTGCTGCCGCGCCCCGACATGCGCGGCCAGTACGCGTTGTATGGGGCCGAGCACCTGGCGCGCCTCCAGCTGATTGCGCGCCTGAAAGCCAGCTTTCTGCCGCTCAACGAGATCCGCACGCAGATCGAGCACCTCTCGCTTGCGCAGATTCACGCCCTGCTCGGGCAGAGCGATCAGCCATCGGCGCCGCTCAACAGCGCGGCCGAATATATCGCGCAGCTACTCGATCGGCGGCCGGGCCAGGTGTCGCGGCTGGCTGAAGCCCCGGCGCCATACCAGCTATCGCCGGGCGGATTGTTGCCTGGCGCACCGGCGCCGGCAGCACAGATGCTGGCCAGCAGCCTGGCTGAGCCGGCCGCACCGCCAGGCCCGGCCCACATGCGCGGGCGAAGCCTGGCCCCGGCGCCGAGCCTGCCGCCCACCGCATCCGATGCGCACGCGGCCGGCGAGCAGTGGCGCCGAGTAGTGCTGGCGCCAGGAGTCGAGCTGCATCTGCGCGAGCCGCTCAGTAACGCGCGGCGCGCACAGGTGGGCCAGCTGCTTATGCACGCACGCGAGCTATTCGACCACGAGCAGCAGTGA
- a CDS encoding VWA domain-containing protein, whose amino-acid sequence MIDSPLTFSAESDRRLVACEASSQRMIEWLIAAAPAAGHTERAPLNLALILDRSGSMQGDKLRNVQQAAGHLLDLLDQRDRVVVVAYDDQVTLVAPSAPVSAAQRASLKRAIDGLRPGGWTDISGGWLTGCREVAAYQAAEGIHRALLLTDGLANRGIIDIEELAQHARELRRRGVATSTFGVGLDFNEQLLEALAEQGGGHFYYIERPEQIPTVFRRELGELLTVVAREVFVSIGVPRGVAIELLGDLAHERADDRLRIFLGDLCAGEHRALYTRVLTPTDTIGTNLVIAGELGYADLAGRTATLAASAAFSYAREAEVLRLPVRTPLLERASAVELATATGRALKLERAGQRDTAQALMQQTLAAAAPYLAAPAAAHYQVLAEQIADGLSEEQRKQRHFAAYRARQSRE is encoded by the coding sequence ATGATAGATTCTCCCCTTACGTTTAGCGCCGAATCAGATCGGCGGCTGGTCGCCTGCGAGGCCTCGTCGCAACGTATGATCGAGTGGCTCATCGCGGCTGCGCCGGCGGCTGGGCACACCGAGCGCGCACCGCTCAACCTCGCACTGATCCTCGACCGCAGCGGCTCGATGCAGGGCGATAAGCTGCGCAATGTGCAGCAGGCTGCCGGCCACCTGCTCGACCTGCTTGATCAGCGTGATCGCGTGGTGGTCGTGGCGTACGACGACCAGGTGACACTGGTTGCGCCCAGCGCGCCGGTGTCTGCAGCCCAACGCGCGTCGCTCAAGCGTGCGATCGACGGGTTGCGGCCAGGCGGCTGGACTGACATATCGGGCGGGTGGCTTACGGGTTGTCGCGAGGTAGCGGCCTATCAGGCGGCCGAGGGCATTCACCGCGCGCTGCTGCTGACGGATGGCCTTGCGAATCGCGGTATTATCGATATCGAGGAGCTGGCGCAGCATGCCCGTGAGCTGCGCAGGCGCGGCGTGGCAACCTCGACCTTCGGCGTCGGGCTTGACTTCAACGAGCAGCTGCTCGAGGCGCTGGCCGAGCAGGGCGGCGGGCATTTCTACTATATCGAGCGGCCCGAGCAGATCCCCACTGTGTTTCGCCGTGAGCTTGGCGAGCTACTGACGGTGGTTGCGCGCGAGGTGTTTGTGTCGATCGGGGTACCACGCGGCGTTGCCATTGAGCTGCTGGGCGATCTGGCGCACGAGCGCGCCGACGATCGCTTACGCATCTTCCTGGGCGATCTGTGTGCCGGCGAACACCGCGCGCTATACACGCGCGTGCTCACCCCCACCGACACGATCGGCACCAACCTGGTGATTGCCGGCGAGCTGGGCTATGCTGATCTGGCCGGCCGCACCGCCACGCTGGCCGCAAGCGCAGCGTTCAGCTATGCGCGCGAGGCTGAAGTGTTGCGCCTACCCGTGCGTACGCCGTTGCTCGAGCGGGCCAGCGCTGTTGAGCTGGCTACGGCTACCGGCCGTGCGCTGAAGCTCGAGCGCGCCGGCCAGCGCGATACGGCCCAGGCGCTGATGCAGCAGACATTAGCGGCAGCTGCGCCGTACCTGGCGGCGCCGGCCGCTGCTCACTACCAGGTGTTGGCCGAGCAGATCGCCGACGGGTTGAGCGAAGAGCAGCGCAAGCAGCGCCATTTCGCAGCATATCGCGCACGCCAATCGCGCGAGTGA
- a CDS encoding ATP-dependent Clp protease adaptor ClpS, with protein sequence MPLPIDVASPQTTTDIELVVANQEELERPYRVIIENDDVTPMDFVILVLLTIFDLSIERAEAVMLEAHHNGEAHVVTLPFEEANDRVYNAHSVARAAGYPLSFYLEPAE encoded by the coding sequence ATGCCGCTACCGATCGACGTTGCGTCGCCTCAGACCACCACCGATATCGAGCTTGTAGTTGCCAACCAGGAAGAGCTGGAGCGGCCCTACCGCGTGATCATCGAGAACGACGATGTGACGCCTATGGACTTTGTGATTCTCGTGCTGCTGACGATCTTCGACCTGTCGATCGAGCGCGCTGAGGCGGTGATGCTCGAGGCCCATCACAACGGCGAGGCCCATGTCGTCACACTGCCATTCGAAGAAGCCAACGACCGCGTATACAATGCGCATAGCGTCGCGCGGGCAGCCGGCTACCCGTTGAGCTTCTACCTTGAGCCAGCCGAGTAG
- a CDS encoding transglutaminase domain-containing protein encodes MVATARAAKPYVPWYLRWNLPVIVPGGLLAAVMLWSVTRSIAVSNWAEGLDILTLVALPALLVGILFAQFGWLPGWLAHLLSAALGVAWAVQNSGPLLVREVGRELGPSVGARLLAWNDWASEIMIRTLIWGRVLAAGGRGEDIILFVVALALLMWALGYASGWLLFRSGRAWWAVVLNAFTILVNYTFASPKPNQLFFIFLGSALLVVVHQNIVRHQRRWQAASVEYPEFMPWRFLLAATLFCSMIVLITSLLPGNVSSTQVARAWRTISLPLTAAREGWEQAFSTINAPPGSGGGNFATGAVRAGGPRSLGDAEVLHIRSATYDYWRAVAKDKYTGQGWDNTVGERARAALGFATDIQARSPLEPGVAVPQADIAGRTLVTQTIELVGTSSSDLLTFGGQFAASTVPVEIQNGVLTANSGTMLPNFDEIAAVFAGAPLRPTSMYTVTTYVSTVDEQSLRLAGDNYPDWVTRHYLQLPDSITERTRAKAITIIQQVGAVNAYDKAQAIQNYLRSLTYDESRPRPPEDRDWVDYFLFSAQRGYCDDFATAMVVLLRSLNVPARLAQGYAGGTLDPNLNVYIVRESVGHSWPEVYFPGYGWQRFEPTPAAYASVPARPALPTSTVAGPNAPSVPPAISQLDAEERLRRLLEGEALDRANGATASAEELRRAQEQRIAREQMRRLVIGGGVLAAILSGIGLFFLSLRRDVQGMTPATAAYTRLGRLARWAGLPQGEHRTPHEYGQELGRSLPEQRAAIDQIVDAYVTERYSPLHQSAAADLERAWLPIRRSLLGRMVARIGTVRPVAPRNQRRPE; translated from the coding sequence ATGGTTGCGACTGCGCGTGCTGCAAAACCGTATGTGCCCTGGTACCTGCGCTGGAACCTGCCGGTGATTGTGCCAGGTGGGCTGCTGGCCGCCGTGATGCTCTGGTCGGTCACGCGCAGCATTGCCGTGTCGAACTGGGCTGAAGGGCTCGATATTCTCACGCTGGTGGCGCTACCTGCGCTGCTGGTTGGCATTCTGTTCGCGCAGTTTGGCTGGCTGCCGGGCTGGCTGGCGCACCTGCTCAGTGCCGCGCTTGGGGTTGCCTGGGCTGTGCAGAACAGCGGGCCGCTACTGGTGCGCGAGGTCGGCCGCGAGCTAGGGCCGTCGGTAGGCGCGCGGCTGCTGGCCTGGAATGACTGGGCCAGCGAGATCATGATTCGCACGCTGATCTGGGGACGGGTGCTCGCCGCCGGTGGGCGCGGCGAAGATATCATCCTGTTCGTGGTAGCGCTGGCGCTACTTATGTGGGCGCTGGGCTATGCCAGCGGCTGGCTGCTGTTCCGATCGGGCCGAGCCTGGTGGGCGGTTGTGCTGAACGCCTTCACCATTCTGGTGAACTACACCTTTGCGTCGCCCAAGCCCAACCAGCTGTTCTTCATCTTTCTTGGCAGCGCGCTGCTGGTGGTGGTGCATCAGAATATCGTGCGCCATCAGCGCCGCTGGCAGGCCGCCTCGGTCGAATACCCCGAGTTTATGCCCTGGCGCTTTTTGCTGGCGGCTACGCTGTTCTGCAGCATGATCGTACTGATCACCAGCCTACTGCCCGGCAATGTAAGTAGCACCCAGGTAGCGCGGGCCTGGCGCACGATCAGCCTGCCGCTCACGGCCGCGCGCGAGGGCTGGGAGCAGGCCTTCAGCACGATCAACGCGCCGCCTGGCAGTGGTGGCGGCAACTTCGCAACCGGCGCAGTGCGCGCCGGCGGGCCGCGCTCACTGGGCGATGCCGAGGTGCTGCACATCCGCTCGGCGACGTACGATTACTGGCGCGCAGTGGCGAAAGACAAATACACTGGCCAGGGATGGGATAACACCGTCGGCGAGCGCGCGCGCGCGGCGCTAGGCTTTGCAACCGATATCCAGGCGCGCAGCCCGCTCGAGCCAGGTGTGGCCGTGCCGCAGGCCGATATTGCCGGGCGCACGCTGGTAACGCAGACAATCGAACTGGTGGGCACGTCCTCGAGCGATCTACTGACCTTTGGTGGCCAGTTCGCGGCCTCAACCGTACCGGTCGAGATCCAGAACGGCGTGCTGACGGCCAACAGCGGCACGATGCTGCCGAACTTCGACGAGATCGCGGCGGTGTTCGCAGGCGCCCCGCTGCGGCCCACCAGCATGTATACCGTCACGACCTATGTTTCGACGGTTGACGAACAGAGCTTGCGCCTGGCCGGCGACAACTACCCCGACTGGGTCACGCGCCACTATCTGCAACTGCCCGACTCAATCACCGAGCGCACGCGCGCGAAGGCGATCACGATCATCCAGCAGGTCGGCGCGGTCAACGCCTACGACAAAGCCCAGGCCATCCAGAACTACCTGCGCAGCCTGACCTACGACGAGAGCCGGCCGCGCCCGCCCGAAGATCGTGATTGGGTCGACTACTTCTTATTTAGCGCGCAGCGTGGCTACTGCGACGATTTTGCGACCGCCATGGTGGTGCTGTTGCGCTCGCTGAACGTACCGGCGCGGCTGGCGCAGGGCTACGCCGGTGGTACACTCGACCCCAACCTCAACGTCTATATCGTGCGCGAGAGCGTTGGGCACAGCTGGCCCGAGGTGTACTTCCCCGGCTATGGCTGGCAGCGCTTCGAGCCAACCCCTGCCGCGTATGCCAGCGTACCAGCGCGCCCGGCCCTGCCAACCAGCACGGTTGCCGGCCCCAACGCCCCGTCTGTGCCGCCGGCCATCAGCCAGCTCGACGCCGAGGAGCGGCTGCGCCGGCTGCTCGAAGGCGAGGCCCTCGACCGCGCCAATGGCGCGACCGCCAGTGCCGAGGAGCTGCGGCGCGCCCAAGAGCAGCGGATCGCGCGTGAGCAGATGCGCCGGCTGGTGATTGGCGGCGGGGTGCTGGCCGCGATTCTATCTGGGATCGGGCTATTCTTTCTGTCGCTGCGGCGCGATGTGCAGGGTATGACCCCGGCCACCGCGGCGTACACCCGGCTGGGCCGGCTGGCACGCTGGGCCGGCCTGCCACAGGGCGAGCACCGCACGCCGCATGAGTATGGCCAGGAGCTAGGGCGCAGCCTGCCCGAGCAGCGTGCGGCGATCGACCAAATCGTTGATGCCTATGTGACTGAACGCTACAGCCCGCTGCATCAGAGCGCTGCCGCCGACCTCGAGCGCGCATGGCTGCCCATTCGTCGCTCGCTGCTGGGCCGCATGGTTGCGCGCATCGGCACGGTGCGGCCGGTAGCACCGCGTAATCAGCGCCGCCCTGAATAA
- a CDS encoding TatD family hydrolase yields the protein MADEIRLIDTHMHLALFAGDRAAALGRARAAGLAYMIEIGYDLESSRMAVQIAEAEPAIFAVVGIQPHYAAEAGAAWLDEIGRLAAHPKVVAIGEIGLDYYHDRAPHAQQEQLFRQQLALARAAGLPVVIHSRDAQADTVRILRDAARGQPGVMHSFSGGWEYAEACLEVGFHLSFSGPVTFKKATELHDVARRAPLDRILTETDSPYLAPHPLRGRPNEPANVRLIATQLAALRDIPLDQLADAVWRNAVEIFRLPEAA from the coding sequence ATGGCAGATGAGATCAGACTGATCGATACGCATATGCATCTGGCCCTGTTCGCGGGCGACCGCGCGGCGGCTTTGGGGCGCGCACGCGCGGCTGGCCTGGCATATATGATCGAGATTGGCTATGATCTCGAGTCGTCGCGCATGGCTGTGCAGATCGCCGAGGCCGAACCCGCGATCTTCGCGGTGGTGGGCATCCAGCCGCACTACGCGGCCGAAGCCGGCGCTGCCTGGCTCGATGAGATCGGCCGGCTGGCAGCGCACCCTAAGGTCGTGGCAATCGGCGAGATCGGGCTCGACTACTACCACGATCGCGCCCCGCACGCGCAGCAGGAGCAGCTATTTCGCCAGCAGCTGGCGCTTGCGCGCGCGGCCGGCCTGCCGGTGGTGATCCACAGCCGCGACGCGCAGGCCGATACGGTGCGCATCTTGCGCGATGCCGCGCGCGGCCAGCCGGGAGTCATGCACTCGTTCTCGGGCGGCTGGGAGTATGCCGAAGCCTGTCTCGAAGTCGGCTTTCACCTCTCGTTCAGCGGGCCAGTAACCTTTAAGAAAGCGACCGAGCTGCACGATGTTGCGCGGCGGGCACCGCTCGATCGTATTCTCACCGAGACCGATAGCCCATACCTAGCGCCGCACCCGTTGCGCGGCCGGCCCAACGAGCCTGCGAATGTTCGGCTGATCGCCACGCAGCTCGCCGCACTGCGCGACATACCGCTCGATCAGCTTGCGGACGCCGTATGGCGCAACGCTGTTGAAATCTTTAGATTGCCTGAGGCGGCCTAG
- a CDS encoding response regulator: MATTTRVLVIEDDPHIARLITVLLQDAEYEVLAAGAAHDALAWVDSGQPDLVILDWMLPDMPGDHVCRLIKARTANMFLPVLMLTARSTLAERIAGLEAGADDYITKPFHNDELLARVRALLRIRKAELARAETLQALERQHHQLKDAYEQLRSTQAQLIQTSKMASLGELVAGVAHELNNPLAIILGNAELLPDMGNEEDRRAVQQIIAATQRGRRVVQSLVTFARHDKIDLDWHHPSDLIERVLDLRRTSFRTSDIRLKVGYDADVPMIWVDGPQIQQMLLNLLINAEQALRDRPSPQILIDVYLSRAPVLKPAALPNLSRASQSGQGEPMVVIDLADNGPGLAPPVLERLFEPFVTTRPVGQGVGMGLAIAYAIVGQHNGIILVGSEPDCGATFRIALPVQRQVIALMPPAPGEPTAELFKRVLVIDDEPAIVDLVQRLLSREGYQVVSALSGGNALVALREGIFDLILCDMRMPDMDGRTFYRNLRQDLPQITAPMIVMTGDTSNDQTEAFLHEQCLPALRKPFTRHELLQIVGAALPAGT; encoded by the coding sequence ATGGCAACTACGACACGCGTGCTTGTTATCGAAGATGATCCGCACATCGCGCGGCTCATCACTGTGCTGCTGCAAGATGCCGAGTACGAGGTGCTGGCCGCCGGTGCGGCGCACGATGCGTTAGCGTGGGTCGATTCTGGGCAGCCCGATCTGGTGATCCTCGATTGGATGCTGCCCGACATGCCCGGCGATCATGTCTGCCGTTTGATCAAAGCGCGCACCGCTAACATGTTTTTGCCGGTGCTGATGCTGACTGCGCGCAGCACGCTGGCCGAACGGATCGCCGGGCTCGAGGCCGGCGCCGACGACTATATCACCAAGCCGTTTCATAACGACGAGCTGCTCGCGCGTGTGCGCGCGCTGCTGCGCATTCGTAAGGCCGAGCTGGCCCGCGCCGAGACGCTCCAGGCGCTCGAGCGCCAGCACCACCAGCTGAAAGATGCCTACGAGCAACTGCGCTCGACCCAGGCGCAGCTGATCCAGACCTCGAAGATGGCCTCGCTCGGCGAGCTGGTGGCCGGCGTGGCGCACGAGCTGAACAACCCGCTTGCGATCATCCTTGGTAATGCCGAGCTGCTGCCCGACATGGGCAATGAGGAAGATCGGCGCGCGGTGCAGCAGATCATCGCGGCTACGCAGCGTGGGCGCCGGGTGGTGCAGAGCCTGGTGACTTTCGCGCGCCACGATAAGATCGATCTGGACTGGCACCATCCCAGCGATTTGATTGAGCGTGTGCTCGATCTCCGGCGTACCTCGTTTCGCACCAGCGATATTCGGCTGAAGGTTGGCTACGACGCCGATGTGCCGATGATCTGGGTCGATGGCCCGCAGATCCAGCAGATGCTGCTCAATTTGCTGATCAACGCCGAGCAAGCCCTGCGCGACCGCCCCTCGCCGCAGATTTTGATCGATGTCTACCTGAGCCGTGCGCCGGTGCTCAAGCCGGCCGCGCTGCCGAACCTGTCGCGCGCCAGCCAATCTGGCCAGGGCGAGCCGATGGTGGTGATCGACCTGGCCGATAATGGCCCAGGCCTGGCGCCACCAGTGCTCGAGCGCCTGTTCGAGCCGTTCGTCACCACCCGGCCGGTCGGCCAGGGCGTGGGTATGGGCCTGGCGATTGCCTACGCAATCGTCGGGCAGCACAACGGCATCATCCTGGTGGGCAGCGAGCCCGACTGCGGCGCCACCTTCCGGATCGCGCTGCCGGTGCAACGCCAGGTGATCGCGCTCATGCCGCCGGCACCGGGCGAGCCCACCGCCGAGCTGTTTAAGCGTGTGCTGGTAATCGACGATGAGCCGGCGATCGTGGATCTGGTGCAGCGCCTGCTGTCGCGCGAGGGCTACCAGGTAGTCAGCGCGTTGAGCGGCGGCAATGCGCTGGTGGCGCTGCGCGAGGGCATTTTCGACCTGATCTTGTGCGACATGCGCATGCCCGATATGGACGGCCGCACGTTCTATCGCAATCTGCGACAGGATCTGCCGCAGATTACTGCGCCGATGATCGTGATGACCGGCGACACCAGCAACGACCAGACCGAAGCCTTTCTGCACGAGCAGTGCCTGCCGGCATTGCGCAAGCCATTTACGCGCCACGAGCTGCTGCAGATTGTCGGTGCCGCTCTGCCGGCCGGCACGTAG
- the solA gene encoding N-methyl-L-tryptophan oxidase: MQHYDVVVVGGGVVGCAAAYHLAQRGRRTLLLEQFALGHDRGSSHGHSRIIRLAYGSLEYLRLAQAAFPLWRALAEETGAAIMLPTGGLDFGASGSPALEATRTTLVAAGVPFEALDTGQLAARFPQIAAPPDTIGLYQHDAAILDASLCVATLAAAARHHGAELRDETPAHTIAADGAGVRVRTAGATYYADRLIIAAGAWARPLLHQLGLDLPLVVTKEQVAFFRPHDPALFTPARFPVFIHHAAEGEPSAYGFPIYGMPGVKVAFHMGGPAVAPESTDREVDAGLLAALQAYVARWLPQAAGEVFQAQTCRYTSTPDHDFIIDRHPALPQVLIASPCSGHGFKFGILTGAILADLAEHGGSRHPIGMFSLARFGESIHTAA, encoded by the coding sequence ATGCAACACTACGATGTCGTGGTTGTGGGCGGTGGCGTGGTCGGCTGCGCGGCGGCCTATCACCTGGCGCAGCGCGGGCGGCGCACATTACTACTCGAGCAGTTCGCGCTCGGCCACGATCGCGGCAGCTCGCATGGCCACTCGCGGATCATCCGGCTGGCCTACGGCTCGCTCGAGTACCTGCGGCTGGCCCAGGCGGCTTTCCCACTGTGGCGCGCGCTGGCAGAAGAAACCGGCGCCGCGATCATGCTGCCGACCGGCGGCCTCGACTTTGGTGCCTCCGGCTCGCCCGCGCTCGAGGCGACCCGCACGACGCTGGTAGCGGCCGGCGTGCCGTTCGAGGCGCTCGACACCGGCCAGCTGGCCGCGCGCTTCCCGCAGATCGCGGCGCCGCCGGATACAATTGGCCTCTACCAGCACGACGCCGCGATCCTCGACGCGAGCCTGTGCGTCGCAACCCTGGCCGCAGCCGCCCGGCACCATGGCGCCGAGCTGCGCGACGAAACGCCGGCCCACACTATCGCCGCCGACGGCGCAGGTGTGCGTGTGCGAACCGCCGGCGCAACCTACTACGCCGATCGCCTGATCATCGCCGCCGGCGCCTGGGCACGCCCGCTACTGCACCAGCTTGGGCTCGATTTGCCGCTGGTGGTCACGAAGGAGCAGGTGGCATTCTTTCGCCCACACGACCCGGCGCTGTTCACCCCGGCGCGTTTCCCGGTGTTCATCCACCACGCGGCCGAGGGCGAGCCATCGGCATATGGCTTCCCGATCTACGGCATGCCCGGCGTGAAGGTCGCGTTCCACATGGGCGGGCCGGCCGTAGCGCCCGAAAGCACCGATCGCGAGGTCGACGCCGGCCTGCTGGCTGCGCTACAGGCGTACGTGGCGCGCTGGCTGCCCCAGGCCGCCGGCGAAGTCTTTCAAGCTCAGACCTGCCGCTACACCAGCACGCCCGATCACGACTTCATCATCGATCGGCACCCGGCGCTTCCGCAGGTGTTGATCGCGTCGCCATGCTCGGGCCATGGCTTCAAGTTCGGCATCCTCACCGGCGCGATCCTGGCCGATCTGGCCGAACATGGCGGCAGCCGCCACCCGATCGGCATGTTCAGCCTGGCGCGCTTTGGTGAGTCAATTCATACAGCCGCGTAG
- a CDS encoding acyl-CoA dehydrogenase — translation MDFDLTQEQQLIRQAVREFAEKAIAPRARHIDESGAFPAETFRTMGELGLMGIPFPEAYGGADGGSLGAALAVEEVARACGSTALSYSAHMGLGSAPIFMFGNEEQKQRFLRPAAEGKYIAAFGLTEPHAGSDAGATRTTARLDGNEWVLNGAKMWITNAPVAGHIIFTAVTDPDKGKNGISSIIVPGGTPGLSFGKHEPKMGLRGSVSTAIMLEDVRVPKENLLGVRGRGFNQFLQVLDGGRIGIGAMAIGLAQAAFEAASVYAQERMAFGKPIGAFESISNMIADMATGLEAARLLVYQAAWLKDQGRPFSKQAAMAKLFASEMAERTCRDAIQVFGGYGYSQEYPVERLYRDQRLLTIGEGTSEILRVVVGRQVLGGFVGN, via the coding sequence ATGGATTTCGATCTGACCCAAGAACAGCAGCTGATCCGGCAGGCCGTGCGCGAGTTCGCCGAAAAAGCCATCGCCCCGCGTGCGCGCCATATCGATGAGTCCGGCGCGTTTCCTGCCGAGACGTTTCGTACCATGGGCGAGCTGGGCCTGATGGGCATCCCGTTCCCCGAAGCGTATGGCGGCGCCGACGGCGGCAGCCTCGGCGCGGCGCTGGCCGTCGAGGAGGTTGCGCGCGCGTGTGGCTCGACCGCGCTGTCGTACTCGGCACATATGGGCCTGGGCAGCGCGCCGATCTTTATGTTCGGCAACGAAGAGCAGAAACAGCGCTTCCTGCGGCCGGCCGCCGAGGGCAAATACATTGCGGCATTTGGCCTGACCGAGCCGCACGCTGGATCGGACGCCGGCGCGACCCGCACGACCGCCCGGCTCGACGGCAATGAGTGGGTGCTGAACGGCGCGAAGATGTGGATCACCAATGCACCGGTGGCCGGCCACATTATCTTCACAGCCGTGACCGACCCCGACAAAGGCAAGAACGGCATCAGCTCAATCATTGTGCCGGGCGGTACGCCAGGGCTGTCGTTCGGTAAGCACGAGCCTAAGATGGGCCTGCGCGGCTCGGTCAGCACCGCGATTATGCTCGAGGACGTGCGGGTGCCGAAGGAAAACCTGCTCGGTGTGCGCGGGCGTGGCTTCAACCAGTTTCTACAGGTGCTCGACGGCGGGCGTATTGGCATTGGCGCGATGGCGATCGGGCTGGCGCAGGCAGCCTTCGAGGCGGCCAGCGTGTATGCACAAGAGCGTATGGCCTTCGGTAAACCGATCGGCGCGTTCGAGTCGATCTCGAATATGATCGCCGACATGGCCACCGGCCTCGAGGCCGCGCGGCTGCTGGTGTACCAGGCAGCATGGCTGAAAGATCAGGGGCGGCCGTTTAGCAAGCAGGCCGCGATGGCTAAACTGTTTGCCTCCGAGATGGCCGAACGCACCTGCCGCGACGCGATCCAGGTATTTGGCGGCTATGGCTATAGCCAGGAGTACCCGGTCGAGCGGCTCTATCGCGATCAGCGCCTGCTGACGATTGGCGAGGGCACATCCGAGATTTTGCGCGTGGTTGTCGGCCGGCAGGTGCTGGGCGGCTTTGTGGGAAACTGA